GTGGAAGGACGGCTTTGAGGACATTAAAGTGAAGTTCTTTGGAAACACTGTGAGTCCATCTGAAAGCACTGTAAAAGTGGTGAAACACATCCTCCCAGAGGTTAGACAGGTCCCTAAGGTCATTGTGCAGACACCCACGCCTGACGAGGGGGGGCTCCAGAGTGGAACTGACATTTCCAGTTTTAGCAATGAAGAAATTTGTAAATACATTGACCGCAGTTTTGCTTTTTGGAAAGAGAAGGAGGCGGAGATATTTGATTTTGAGTAGTTGcttgtgtcatttttaaattttttgtacTGTTGAGATTACATTAAGGTATCAAATACAGTTTGAAttgtgaattgaattgaagtgcTGTAATGGTTTATCAAGTACTGAAAGCTAGCACTGAGAGCTTAGCCAGATTCTCAGCCATGTTTACTTAATTAATCAGATATTGCCTGAtttgaataataattttgtaaattttatactgtattttattgtgttaaacCATTAAACTCTAAAGCATTTCAGAAGTTTGGACTTTGttgttacattaaaaaatatatacagcatattttatgtttctataaaataacatatttagTAGGTACTTTGGTATTCAAACTCATGTATCAAATTGACAATAGATACAGAGCAAATCCAGCCCTATTCCAAAAGAATACCTTGAGTAATAGTGTGTATTCCTGAGAGTAAACATCTTACCACAACCTAGAATCTTTGATGTGGCAGTTTATTTCATAGATTCCTTTGTAATTTCATTACTTGTAGGGCAGATCATTTATTATTGCCTTATTGTATGCGCTCACTGACAATATTTCACTGacattatatattttcatttcttaCCTATTTGAAGTCACTTTTAAGCCAACCTCACATAATTTAACACCTATATAAACATACAGCACTTTGTCCAGCATAGTggaattatttaataattgttgTAACATACGATAAAGGTCGGTGCTACGTCATTTATCTCCTTTGCTATCTTCCAGGCCAGTTGAGAATAGTACGTGCCTGTTacagcagctgtgtgtccatGCTTGTTTTTTGGAATCTGACTTCAGCACAGTGTCTCTGTCAGTTCTAAAAATAGCTGAAAGACAGGCCGCCTGTCCCAGTGACATGGCAAAAGCTTTTGGCCATGGTGGCGACTCCATGTTGATCTTACCAGCCGCTCAGCTACGAACTGCTTTTTTACTGGAAGGATGAGCCGTTATTTCCATTCTCTGCTTCTGTGGTGAGTTTATTGTTGGTTACTTATTTAACAGTATTTAGGAAATGTAATATATTGTGACTTTCAGACGAGattaaaatcatagtatagcagtATATCATGCTAATCATGAGCAAAAGGACTGTAGAATAACAACAGTGATGCCACGCTTAACGGTGGAGTCTGCAATTCTGGACAAagattattaattttttaactCAACACCCAAACAAATACACCCCTCTCATCAGTGCTCCTTCAGTATGCCATGGCTTTCCCCCCGCCCTGTCCTGTTTACGAGCGCCAACGGAATagtgttgtttgtttcccttttaCAGAGCCAAAGCTGGGATTAAAaactggattctttttttttttcagtgcacACAGTACAAGACAGAGGACGGTGAGGAGATAGAATTTGACAAAAGTGTTTTGGATTAGATACGCTGACTCCACCTTTGAGAATACAAGgccctttttttataaaaaaaacctttctaTTAAACTTGAAACtctttttggcctttttaatTGTATAATTGTACAAGTAtactttattatattatatattgtcaAATGAAAGAATAATCATATACCACTTTTTGTAATTTCAAATTTTGTTATCACACCTGCTAATTTTTGAATCCTTTTGGAGTAAGATTTTGTACTTCATGGTAAAGTTATTGCTGATCTTTTGtggaaaataaacattgttaatacatattaatgcatttttttctataCTTACAGGTCAGCTTTGGACTCAGTTTTTGACCATCCCTGCTAAAAGACAATTTGGCTTAGATTTTAAACTGAAGCTGACCATGGTGCGCAATGTGGATGACTTGGACTTCTGCCTGTCTTCCCATCCTCAGAGCATCCTAGAAGGATTGCGCTCACTCTGCTCTCACCCCAAACTGGTCGATGTAACATTGAGCACTGGCGGTCGGGACTTCCCCTGTCACCGTGGCGTGTTGGCCCTCTGCAGCACATACTTCCACAGCATGTTCTCAGGGGACTTTGTGGAGAGCATAGCTGCACGTGTGGAGCTTCACAATGTTGATCCTGATATACTCAGCTGCTTGCTGGACTTTGCCTATACAGGCAAACTCACCATCAACCAGAGCAATGTGGAGGGGCTGATCTGCACCTCCAGCCAGCTGCAGTTCCAGACAGTGAGAGCCGTGTGCAGCCGATACCTTCAGCACCAGATTGATGCAACCAACTGTCTGGGAATCCTGGAATTTGGGGAGATCCATGGCTGCCCTGAGGTGATGGCCAAAGCGTGGGCTTTCCTCTTGGAGAACTTTGAGGCTGTTCAACAAGGTGAGGAGTTTCTACTGTTGGGAAAGGACAGGTTTGTTGCCTGCCTGTCCGACGAAGGATTACAAATCCGGACAGAGTGCACTCGTGTGGAGGCTATCTTGAAATGGGTCAGGTACCAGGAGTCTCGGCTGTTCCATCTCCCGGAACTCTTCACCTTGTCCCGTCTCCCTCTGCTCACCGTGGACTACCTGGCTGACACCTTGCTGAAGGACAGTCTGGTGCAGGCCTCTCCCAGTTGCAGAGAGGCTGTGGAAAAAATTCACAGAGAGGTTAGTGAGTTCATACTCTCTCTTATCTTTGTTTGCACATTCTGAGTAGATTTCCAAAAGCAATCATGACTTATACTTTTTGTAGAAAATGGATTTGGCACCAGAAAACACGGGCAGACTGGACCCTCAGAGTCCACAGCCAAACCTGCAAGAGGTGCTGGTGGTAATGGGAGGTCGTTCACTGGATGActcagatgaagaagatgacTCGGATGAAGAGGACAGAGACCCAAGACTGCAAAGACTGCTGCATAGGAACTGTGCCTTTTACAACACAGTCACAAGTATGACAACAGTTTTTGCACACATCAAAATTTCAAGTGTGTTTAAGTTCAGAATCAGTTTCACAACAGTTTGGCAGATGAGTTCTAGGACCTTTAACGTAGTGTTGACAGAAAAACAGCTCTGCAGGAATGTGGTCTGGATGTGACAAAATTGGATCATCTTTTCAGTTCCTCAAAGAGAGTTTTACTGGAAGAAGCCATACATGTCCATGATTTTTATATGAAATGTTCACAAAAAgattgttacatttcattttgagatttatGGTTTAATGTATGAGGCATGACAACTCAAGCCACAACGTTGAAAGCTCAGCCAGAATAGTTACATTcctaacagtttttttcctttctcgaCCTAACTTTGATTTACAGTGTACTGTCATTTAAATGGTCCTTGAGGACATTTGTGCATCTTTGACCAATTTCCCTGGtactgtattcattttttatattgcatACTGTATTTCTAAAAAACATGTATCTACTTTCCCTCTCTGAATGATTTTTGAACATAAACGCCCTCTTCTTTATGTTTGCAGAACAGTGGCATGAGCTCCCTAATTTCCCCAACCCTAACAAGTGGGGTTACGCCATGGTCTCCTTGAACAATGATGTGTATGTGACAGGTGAGTGAAGTACTTATAATGCAGAAACTtgacaaatagtttttttaacagaactCATTTCTTTTGTAAGGAATGCAAAACATTGTCGGACTTTTGACAAAGTGTTCTTGTCTGCCTTACAGGGGGCTCGCGAGGTTCAAATACCAACACCTGGTCGACCACAGAGACCTGGAAGTACATCACAAGAGAGGGGAGGTGGATTACTGTGGCACCCATGCTCCGGCCTCGGACTAACCACACGTCGGCAACACTCAACGGGGAGATTTACGTCATTGGAGGTAAGAAACATTAATACAGTTCTGCATGtggtgccttaaacctgcagcaaaatggaaaacataagTAGCTCACCTGCTTCTAATGGCTCACCTCTGCTGTGATAGTTAATGTGCTTGCATTTCTTCGTTGTGGTTGAATAGTTTCAAATAGCCGGGTTCTATGTAGGAACAAGGCATTTTAGATGTTGGTTTGTGCTGTCATAAACTCTTTAAATcttagtatttttatttgtttacatttataaGAGCATGATTCAACATGGTCCTTAATTCTACTTATATTTCCCTCTTTTAGGTACAACGTCAAATCGTGTTGAAGTTGAGCATTATGACCCTTACAGCGACACCTGGGCCTTGACATGCCCTGCCTTAAAATACGTGACTAACTTCACAGCCACAGCGTGTCATGGGAAGCTCTATGTGATTGGCTCGTGTGCTATGAAGTACAATGCTTTGGCCATGCAGTGTTACAACCCTGTTATAGGTAAGGATGGTGCAAGCCAACTTCATGAATCAGCTTTTGTCACTCAAATCTATATTGGCAAGAGATTTGAAACATTAATtacaacacttaaaaaaaaaattgttatggaaatgcatttattatttattattacatttatgtatGCAGTACCATACACCTTGAAGAAAACACCTTGACTGAAACCTTtaagttttagtgtttttgttgctggtAGACCTGGAAATCCTCATCTTTGAGTATGTGTTTCTAGTTGAGTGTTAATCATTGTTTATCAATTCTTAATAGTATCATCTTAATGTTATCCTACCTATTTTATTAAAGCTATTATTTAAACtaccattattttttctttatatcCTCTTAAAAAGTTTGTaaaacttaaacattttaaattcatctGCCCTTTATTCTTCCAAATtatgtgttttaacattttatttatatatatgttttttttttacagataacTGGCTCAACATCTGTTCCCCTTTCCTTCCAAAGTACTTGTCCTCTCCTCGTTCTGTCTGTGTGGATGGAACTATATATCTACTTGCTGACAACACTAAGAAAGTCTACTCTTATGATCCAGATGCAAACATGTGGCAGAAGGTGGGCTTATATCACTGCTCACCACAGTCATAGTAATataatcccttttttcaatgctaAGTTAAAAGGTTCAAAGCAAAACTAATCAGTTTTTATTCTCCTGTTATTTTGCCCCTTAgctaaatgttgacatttccctCTCTACAGGTCCAGCTTCTTCACATGCTCCATGAGAACGGTGGCCTGGTAGCGCTGGATGGCAAGCTGTATGTCACTGGAGGCCATTGGAAAGGTATGGAGGGGGACTACGGTGTGGAAGTGGAGGTTTACAACCGAACAAGCAANNNNNNNNNNNNNNNNNNNNNNNNNNNNNNNNNNNNNNNNNNNNNNNNNNNNNNNNNNNNNNNNNNNNNNNNNNNNNNNNNNNNNNNNNNNNNNNNNNNNtatacacagtgtgtgtgtgtgtgtgttccaatgcaaatgtttttttgggccTCAGCAGGTGTTTATGTATACTTTGTATCATGTGTTTGAGATCTGaattcattttgtgttattgAATGGAACTTCTATTAAACTATTACATCTTTGCAGAGTAtgattattatttgtttatcaATCATCAATCGATGTATTTGTCACATGACATTATTTTCCAGTAAAGTGTTTATCACGGGTTTGGAAGGAAGTGtttgaattattaataaaatgggTTCCTGAAAAGTGGTCAACTATGTAAGTCCtctttgggaaacactgttcACCCTGAGGATCATTAACCCATCTGAGGTCTGAATCCTCCAGGAGCTTGACCCATGGCGTCTGCCCTGCCATGGAAACACCCAAGCCAGCATTCTGTTTCTATGGCGAGGGCCCGGAAGCGCCTATCACCTTGGCAACTTCGACTCGGATTATGGTGCTACTACTTGGCTGCAGTCGCTCCTAAACTTTCTTGGTTTAAAAGTTGTCAGAGATTTCTTGACACTGACGTAACTCTCTAGCCATTTCTTTATGTAGGTTTACGTTtcttattacattattttaatgacaTGCTAGGTTTGTGCTTTGTTTGACTCAGCATTTGACTTCCAGCAATCTAACCTGAGTTAGCGTAACAGCAAGCTTAAATTAGCTAGCTACAGCTAATGAAACGTTAGCTGACTATTGTTAAAGCAATGAGTTGTCAACGGGAGCAAGGTGCCCACTCACCCAGACTGGAGGCTGTGATTCAGGTTGGTAACATACTGACATATCCCAGTAAATACATTACCGAGCACTGTTTAACAACGGTAGCTAGTActagttttttccttttaacgACGACAGTAAGCTATAAATACCCATCAGTATGCAATAATaaagtgtgtgttattgtgagatgggccattctgcataattaTGGAACTTAAAGCATATATTTTGATACTAATATTTGTGTAAAAGTACTTACTCAAGTAGTACATTTGAactttgaaatgtatttctAATACTAATAACAATGGCTCAGTTCTATTAACATAGCTAAGTGTCCCAGTAAACCATGACAGAGCCAGCACACACAATACCAAGACCCTGAAACTAAAGCAGCTAGCACAAGTGGAATCCAGTCATCAATAATTCCAATTAACTTATTGCTTTTCCTAAgttgacatgttgacatttCCTGCTCAGTTATGTGATGTGTTGGTGTGACTGGTATGATTGTAGAAGTTGGAGGAGTCTCTGCTTCACTCTGATGGGAGCTCAGGAGAGAGGACTCTGACACTTCAAGGTGATGGAGAGGAGTCCGGTGTCCCACCTACGCCGGTCTTCACCCGCATCCGGCAGATCATCACACACAATCTGGCAGAGAGGCCAGCTGGTAGGAAAGAGAGCTTGAATTCCAATTGAACGCAGGCAGTACAAACAATAAATCTACCTTGGTGGATATCAGTTATCATTAAACCTGATGTGGTAAGATTGACACTTCTGTATGCATGATCGGTTTCCTTATCCCAGGAGAGCGCTCTGAGGTCAGCGAGCTGGAGGAGAGCAAGGCCCTGAGGGAGCAGTTTTTTC
This sequence is a window from Etheostoma cragini isolate CJK2018 chromosome 9, CSU_Ecrag_1.0, whole genome shotgun sequence. Protein-coding genes within it:
- the klhl30 gene encoding kelch-like protein 30 — its product is MVRNVDDLDFCLSSHPQSILEGLRSLCSHPKLVDVTLSTGGRDFPCHRGVLALCSTYFHSMFSGDFVESIAARVELHNVDPDILSCLLDFAYTGKLTINQSNVEGLICTSSQLQFQTVRAVCSRYLQHQIDATNCLGILEFGEIHGCPEVMAKAWAFLLENFEAVQQGEEFLLLGKDRFVACLSDEGLQIRTECTRVEAILKWVRYQESRLFHLPELFTLSRLPLLTVDYLADTLLKDSLVQASPSCREAVEKIHREKMDLAPENTGRLDPQSPQPNLQEVLVVMGGRSLDDSDEEDDSDEEDRDPRLQRLLHRNCAFYNTVTKQWHELPNFPNPNKWGYAMVSLNNDVYVTGGSRGSNTNTWSTTETWKYITREGRWITVAPMLRPRTNHTSATLNGEIYVIGGTTSNRVEVEHYDPYSDTWALTCPALKYVTNFTATACHGKLYVIGSCAMKYNALAMQCYNPVIDNWLNICSPFLPKYLSSPRSVCVDGTIYLLADNTKKVYSYDPDANMWQKVQLLHMLHENGGLVALDGKLYVTGGHWKGMEGDYGVEVEVYNRTS